One Setaria viridis chromosome 7, Setaria_viridis_v4.0, whole genome shotgun sequence genomic region harbors:
- the LOC117863279 gene encoding chalcone isomerase-like protein 2, with protein sequence MGSETETVTVEGIPFPAEITVGNPLSLLANGITDIEIHFLQIKYNAIGIYLHSNDALLHHLQSWKGKTADELLGDDAFFQALVSAPVEKLFRVVVIKEIKGSQYGVQLESSVRDRLVAADKYDDDEEEVLEKVAEFFQSKYFKPSSVITFHFPATPGAAEISFATEGKNEAKMRVDNENVAAMIQKWYLGGESAASPTTVRSLADRFAALLSAAA encoded by the exons A TGGGCTCGGAGACGGAGACGGTCACCGTGGAAGGCATCCCGTTCCCGGCGGAGATCACCGTCGGCaaccctctctccctcctagCTAACG GCATCACGGACATCGAGATCCACTTCCTGCAGATCAAGTACAACGCCATCGGCATCTACCTCCACAGCAACGACGCGCTGCTCCACCACCTGCAGAGCTGGAAGGGCAAGACCGCCGACGAGCTGCTCGGAGACGACGCCTTCTTCCAGGCCCTGGTCTCGGCTCCAGTGGAGAAGCTCTTCAGGGTCGTGGTGATCAAGGAAATCAAGGGCTCGCAGTACGGCGTGCAGCTCGAGAGCTCCGTCCGcgaccgcctcgtcgccgccgacaagtacgacgacgacgaggaggaggtccTCGAGAAGGTCGCCGAGTTCTTCCAGTCCAAGTACTTCAAGCCAAGCTCCGTCATCACGTTCCACTTCCCGGCCACACCTGGAGCCGCAGAGATATCGTTTGCCACGGAGGGCAAGAACGAGGCGAAGATGAGGGTGGACAACGAGAATGTGGCGGCGATGATCCAGAAGTGGTACCTCGGCGGCGAGTCCGCGGCGTCTCCGACCACCGTCCGGAGTCTCGCCGATCGTTTCGCGGCGCTCCTCTCGGCGGCTGCGTGA
- the LOC117863278 gene encoding uncharacterized protein, with protein MASLRHLAASPSCHHHHAASLQLRRLPSCPRPLRSRLFTRIYALSSNDIRVGTNVEVDGAPWKVLEFLHVKPGKGAAFVRTKMRNYVTGNTVEKTFRAGSTLQEPSLSKETKQFTYKDGSQFVFMDLTTFEESRLNEADVGDKQKWLKEGMDCNLLYWNGKIIDFELPITVRLTVTDTDPGASDSVQGGTKPATLETGAVVTVPSFVNVGDDILVDSRTGQYMNRA; from the exons ATGGCCTCTctccgccacctcgccgccagCCCCTCCTGCCACCATCACCACGCCGCCTCCCTCCAGCTCCGTCGCCTGCCCTCCTGCCCCCGCCCCCTCCGCTCCCGCCTCTTCACCC GGATTTATGCTCTCTCCAGCAATGACATCAGGGTTGGCACCAACGTAGAGGTCGACGGCGCGCCATGGAAAGTTCTAG AGTTTCTCCACGTCAAGCCCGGAAAAGGTGCTGCTTTTGTCAGGACAAAAATGCGCAATTATGTCACTGGCAACACAGTTGAGAAAACCTTTCGGGCTGGAAGTACG CTACAGGAACCATCCCTTTCCAAGGAAACCAAGCAATTTACATACAAGGATGGCTCCCAGTTCGTGTTTATGGATCTG ACAACATTTGAAGAAAGTCGGTTAAACGAAGCAGATGTCGGTGACAAGCAAAAATGGCTGAAAGAGGGAATGGACTGCAATTTGTTGTACTGGAATGGGAAG ATCATTGATTTTGAGCTGCCCATCACCGTTAGATTGACTGTGACTGATACTGACCCCGGGGCAAGCGATAGTGTACAAG GAGGAACAAAACCCGCAACCCTGGAAACTGGAGCTGTTGTCACGGTGCCCTCTTTTGTGAACGTAGGCGATGATATACTAGTTGATTCAAGAACCGGACAGTACATGAACAGAGCATAG